One stretch of bacterium DNA includes these proteins:
- the acpP gene encoding acyl carrier protein translates to MSDIEQKVKDIIVEQLGVKKEQVTENASFIDDLGADSLDTVELVMALEESFNIEIPDEEAEKIRSVGEAITYVNNHNK, encoded by the coding sequence ATGTCAGACATTGAACAGAAAGTAAAAGACATAATTGTTGAACAATTAGGAGTTAAAAAAGAACAAGTAACCGAAAACGCTTCTTTCATTGATGATTTGGGAGCCGATTCTCTAGATACGGTGGAATTGGTAATGGCGTTGGAAGAATCATTTAACATCGAAATTCCCGACGAAGAAGCGGAAAAAATTCGCAGTGTAGGAGAGGCTATAACCTACGTAAATAACCATAATAAATAA
- the amrS gene encoding AmmeMemoRadiSam system radical SAM enzyme — protein sequence MKEAWFYNATENKNVTCFLCPHNCQIKPGERGQCNVRENINGKLYSLVYGKIIAEHIDPIEKKPIYHILPGSSSYSIGTVGCNLSCRNCQNWQISQLDKKSPIRGKNTTPEEIVKNAIKSNCKSIAYTYTEPTIFYEFAYDCAVLAHLEGLKNIFVTNGHINSEPLEKIAPFLDACNVDLKSFKEKTYKKICGGKLEPVKNSIKLMKKLGIWVEITTLIIPKVNDSFEEIADIADFIKDIGEETPWHISAFYPNYLMTDIAHTSVSSLKKARQIGMDKGLKYVYTGNISIDENENTYCYNCKNLLIQRQGFSVIKNIVKNKKCPNCNVKIDGFLE from the coding sequence ATGAAAGAAGCTTGGTTTTATAATGCAACGGAGAATAAAAATGTAACATGTTTTTTATGTCCGCATAACTGCCAAATCAAGCCAGGGGAAAGAGGACAATGCAATGTAAGGGAAAATATCAACGGGAAACTTTATTCACTCGTATATGGGAAAATTATTGCCGAACATATAGACCCAATCGAAAAAAAACCGATTTACCACATATTGCCCGGTTCTTCGTCATACTCAATAGGGACTGTCGGCTGTAATCTTTCCTGCCGCAACTGCCAAAACTGGCAAATATCACAATTAGATAAAAAATCTCCTATTCGAGGAAAAAACACCACTCCCGAAGAAATCGTAAAAAATGCTATTAAAAGTAATTGCAAATCCATTGCTTACACCTATACTGAGCCGACAATTTTTTATGAATTCGCTTATGATTGCGCAGTCCTTGCGCACTTGGAAGGTTTAAAAAATATTTTTGTCACGAACGGTCATATAAACAGCGAACCTTTGGAAAAAATAGCTCCTTTTTTAGATGCGTGTAATGTTGATTTAAAATCTTTCAAAGAAAAAACTTATAAAAAAATCTGCGGGGGGAAATTAGAGCCGGTAAAAAACAGTATAAAACTGATGAAAAAATTAGGAATTTGGGTTGAAATTACGACTTTGATTATTCCAAAAGTAAACGATTCTTTCGAAGAAATCGCCGATATAGCCGATTTTATAAAAGACATTGGAGAAGAAACCCCTTGGCATATATCAGCTTTTTATCCAAATTATCTTATGACGGATATTGCACATACTTCGGTATCTTCCTTAAAAAAAGCCAGACAAATAGGTATGGATAAAGGATTAAAATATGTATATACAGGGAATATCTCGATAGATGAAAACGAAAACACTTACTGCTATAACTGTAAAAATTTACTGATCCAAAGGCAAGGCTTTTCAGTAATTAAAAATATCGTCAAAAACAAAAAATGCCCAAACTGCAATGTAAAAATAGACGGTTTTTTAGAATAA
- a CDS encoding glutamine synthetase, with amino-acid sequence MDKRQEILKLAKKEKIRFIRLWFTDILGFLKSFAITIDELEEALYEGKGFDGSSVEGFARIDESDMVALPDPDTFVILPWGPSSDIKVARMFCDIKNPDGSAYDGDPRYVLKRILKKVKDMGYTFYVGPELEYFYFKNSQPKAEPIDFGGYFDLTPMDIASDLRKKTVIALQSMGIPVEYSHHEVAPSQHEIDLRYRDALTMADTVMTYRLVVKEIALQNGVYATFMPKPIFGENGSGMHINMSLFKGKKNVFFDKNDKLHLSKIARDFIAGLMKHAQEVTSITNQWVNSYKRLVPGYEAPIYISWAQKNRSDLIRIPMYKPGREKSTRVEYRAPDPACNPYLAFSIMLAAGLEGMEKGYKLKTPIERNVYEIGKEERKKLGIDTLPGDLYEAVLLTSKSKLVKETLGDHVFNKFLENKKIEWNNYRAQVTSYEMDRYYSIL; translated from the coding sequence ATGGATAAAAGACAGGAAATTTTAAAATTAGCAAAAAAGGAAAAGATAAGATTCATAAGATTATGGTTTACCGATATATTGGGATTTTTAAAGAGTTTTGCCATTACCATAGATGAACTGGAAGAAGCTTTATATGAAGGCAAGGGTTTTGACGGCTCTTCAGTAGAAGGATTTGCAAGAATAGACGAAAGCGATATGGTCGCTTTACCTGACCCAGACACTTTTGTAATCCTTCCATGGGGACCGTCCAGCGATATAAAAGTCGCAAGAATGTTCTGCGACATTAAAAACCCCGACGGTTCGGCTTATGACGGAGACCCGCGTTATGTCCTAAAACGAATATTAAAAAAGGTCAAAGACATGGGATACACTTTTTATGTGGGACCGGAACTTGAATATTTCTATTTCAAGAATTCGCAACCAAAAGCAGAGCCAATTGATTTCGGAGGATATTTCGACCTGACTCCAATGGACATAGCAAGCGATTTAAGAAAAAAAACAGTAATAGCGTTGCAATCAATGGGCATACCCGTTGAATATTCCCATCACGAAGTAGCACCTTCTCAACATGAAATAGATTTAAGATACAGAGACGCATTAACAATGGCTGACACAGTTATGACTTATCGACTCGTAGTAAAAGAGATAGCATTGCAAAATGGAGTTTACGCCACTTTCATGCCCAAACCAATTTTCGGGGAAAACGGTAGTGGAATGCACATTAATATGTCGCTGTTCAAAGGCAAAAAAAATGTATTCTTTGATAAAAATGACAAGTTACATCTTTCAAAAATCGCAAGGGATTTCATTGCCGGGTTGATGAAGCACGCGCAGGAAGTAACCTCTATAACCAATCAATGGGTAAATTCTTATAAAAGATTAGTTCCGGGATACGAAGCGCCGATTTATATATCATGGGCTCAAAAAAACCGTTCTGATTTAATCAGGATACCAATGTATAAACCCGGCAGAGAAAAATCGACAAGAGTAGAATACCGCGCGCCCGACCCCGCTTGTAATCCTTATCTTGCGTTTTCTATAATGTTAGCTGCGGGACTTGAAGGTATGGAAAAAGGATATAAACTCAAAACTCCGATAGAAAGAAATGTATACGAAATAGGCAAAGAAGAAAGGAAAAAGTTAGGCATAGACACCCTACCCGGCGACTTATACGAAGCTGTTTTGCTTACAAGCAAAAGCAAACTTGTAAAAGAAACTCTGGGAGACCATGTTTTCAATAAATTCCTGGAAAACAAAAAGATAGAATGGAATAATTACAGAGCCCAAGTTACTTCCTATGAAATGGATAGATACTATTCCATATTATAA
- a CDS encoding NAD+ synthase translates to MQELIEQISIWIKEEIKKAGKDGVVLGLSGGLDSTITAFLCKQALGQEKVLGILMPCHPNPNVSEDTKLSVEFLKIPTKYIDLTPAYDMFLSILPEGNKTSHSNLKVRLRMATLYYFANKFNYLVAGTSNKSEYNVGYFTKYGDGAVDLMPIADIYKTELFKLAEYINVPKKIIDKPPSADLWEGQTDEKELGITYEKLDNALKNLLENKKPANSTQEELVEKMIKESVHKKILPPIFKRKNN, encoded by the coding sequence ATGCAAGAACTAATTGAACAAATAAGTATTTGGATTAAAGAAGAAATAAAAAAAGCAGGGAAAGATGGAGTGGTTTTGGGACTTTCAGGCGGATTGGATTCCACAATAACCGCATTTTTATGTAAACAAGCGCTGGGACAAGAAAAAGTTCTGGGAATACTAATGCCATGCCATCCTAATCCGAATGTTTCGGAAGACACCAAGTTGTCCGTTGAATTTTTAAAAATCCCCACTAAATATATAGACCTTACTCCTGCATATGATATGTTTTTATCTATTCTTCCTGAGGGAAACAAAACATCGCACTCCAACTTAAAAGTCCGCCTTCGTATGGCTACGCTCTATTATTTTGCAAATAAGTTTAATTATCTTGTTGCTGGAACAAGCAACAAATCGGAATATAATGTCGGATATTTTACAAAATACGGAGATGGAGCAGTTGACCTTATGCCTATAGCAGATATATACAAAACAGAATTGTTCAAATTAGCAGAATATATAAATGTACCCAAAAAAATAATCGACAAGCCTCCGTCCGCAGACCTATGGGAAGGACAAACCGACGAAAAAGAACTTGGTATAACTTATGAAAAACTGGACAATGCGCTAAAAAATCTTTTAGAAAATAAAAAACCTGCAAATAGTACGCAAGAAGAATTAGTTGAAAAAATGATAAAAGAATCTGTGCACAAAAAAATACTCCCACCAATATTTAAAAGAAAAAATAATTAG
- the rpoN gene encoding RNA polymerase factor sigma-54 yields MEIQQKLQQRLQQRLIMTPQLRQAMHILQLPILELKALMQEELINNPLLQEQLDEEKDKNETEETSQEKNEETKELDSKWDEYLQITKSPKKYTQEERERRNYIESSITKPISLQHHLAQQLKETDLKNLDKEIAETIIANIDDDGYLKADINEIAHILDTNKEKIEKILLIIQGFDPVGVAARNLQECLLLQLRDEKTPAYPDQQKTGRNDALLEKIINEHIDDLANKRYHKITSSLKISDEELRNKIHIIEKLEPKPGRQYASTEFNFIVPDVIVKKVGNDYKIIVNEKELPILKITPSYKKLLQESKKTDKTTKYIKEKLTSAEWLLKNIRHRQDTIYRVTSYIVQRQREFLDKGAGHLKVLTLKDVAEATVLHSSTISRVTSTKYIETPRGIFKLRYFFSGGLAKTSDLLEDETEITASRNVKNLIKTLFEKESHLHPLSDQKMTDFLNKQGYKIARRTVAKYREQLGILPSKMRRTL; encoded by the coding sequence ATGGAAATACAACAAAAACTCCAACAAAGACTGCAACAAAGACTTATCATGACGCCTCAACTTAGGCAAGCTATGCACATTCTGCAACTTCCGATACTTGAACTAAAAGCTTTGATGCAGGAAGAGTTAATAAATAATCCTTTGCTCCAAGAACAATTAGACGAAGAAAAAGACAAAAATGAAACAGAAGAAACATCACAAGAAAAAAACGAAGAAACAAAAGAATTAGACAGCAAATGGGATGAATATCTACAAATAACAAAATCGCCCAAAAAATATACGCAAGAAGAAAGAGAAAGAAGAAACTATATCGAAAGTTCTATAACCAAGCCCATATCTTTACAACACCATCTGGCTCAACAACTAAAAGAAACCGACTTAAAAAACCTAGATAAAGAAATTGCGGAAACCATTATCGCAAACATAGATGATGACGGGTATTTAAAAGCCGACATAAACGAAATAGCGCACATTCTTGATACCAATAAAGAAAAAATAGAAAAAATTCTTTTGATAATTCAGGGTTTTGATCCTGTCGGAGTCGCCGCAAGGAACCTGCAGGAATGTCTTCTATTGCAATTAAGAGATGAAAAAACGCCTGCCTACCCTGACCAGCAAAAAACAGGGAGGAATGACGCTTTATTAGAAAAAATAATCAATGAACATATAGACGATTTGGCAAACAAGAGATATCATAAAATTACATCTTCTTTAAAAATATCGGATGAAGAGTTAAGGAATAAAATACATATCATAGAAAAATTAGAACCCAAACCCGGCAGACAATATGCTTCTACCGAATTTAATTTTATAGTCCCCGACGTTATCGTTAAAAAAGTAGGTAATGATTACAAAATTATTGTCAACGAAAAGGAACTACCTATTTTAAAAATAACTCCGTCATATAAAAAACTCTTGCAAGAAAGCAAAAAAACCGACAAGACAACAAAATACATAAAAGAAAAACTAACCAGCGCAGAGTGGTTACTAAAGAACATTCGACACCGGCAGGATACGATTTACAGGGTTACATCTTATATTGTCCAAAGACAAAGAGAATTTTTAGACAAAGGAGCCGGACATTTAAAGGTTTTGACATTAAAAGACGTTGCTGAAGCAACAGTTTTACACTCTTCAACCATAAGTAGAGTAACATCCACAAAATACATAGAAACACCGCGGGGAATATTTAAACTTAGATATTTCTTTTCAGGCGGGTTAGCCAAAACAAGCGATTTACTTGAGGATGAAACAGAAATAACAGCATCAAGAAACGTAAAAAATTTAATAAAAACACTTTTTGAAAAGGAATCCCACCTTCACCCGTTATCCGACCAGAAAATGACAGACTTTCTCAATAAACAAGGATATAAAATCGCGCGTCGTACAGTAGCTAAATACAGGGAGCAACTGGGAATCCTGCCTTCCAAGATGAGAAGAACGCTGTGA
- a CDS encoding FG-GAP repeat protein, which translates to MNKKNKKNKIIIVILFFLAGIIGFGNQAQAASNLVQITATPSDVTADNSTSYTIAFNTSGTIPNNGKITIQFPAGFDVSGASFISWTGFDAGQSLTVATQTITITRDGLGTSSIGGAKTIVLGDIINTSTAADNYQVIVTTKNAANTALNGPTDTVYFQIFDSHSETNIDGIYYLRDDIKTHYQGGGSILSGNDVGTFSRTAPTSNENRNCNNWIQFYFDENGTYTQANQISNIYYHIWWITSDSQGILGYDKTGVYSPTTDECFTINTADSPNKVVNHDLYAGKQTFAEPQSIFGNAIYNFGIKFSVSSPVIISFPDRSSFIIINLPDNIDTLGISQDGNTDYDEDGLTDYAELFTYYTNPYDADTDDDGWNDKYEVDSNLNPIDPESAPTFGKWLIKQYDGVAAGDSFGWSVSSISDIDGDGKDDVLVGACSTAPGGLVNAGSAYIYSSNTGSLIKQYDGVAAGDSFGWSVSSISDIDGDGKDDVLVGAYGADPGGLSSAGSAYIYSSNTGSLIKQYDGVAAGDYFGYSVSSISDIDGDGKDDVLVGAYSTDPGGLYNAGSAYIYSSDTGSLIKQYDGGVINDNFGYSVSSISDIDGDGKDDVLVGARYAGSAYIYSSNTGELIKQYDGIASNDSFGRSVSSISDIDGDGKDDVLVGAYVTDPGGLFGAGSAYIYSSNTGELIKQYDGIAPNDSFGYSVSSISDIDGDGKDDVLVGARYALSDAGSAYIYSSNNDYISPQSWSKASSNNNSFDLDDYFIDPNNSTIPARNQTVTYTASTLDNPYINVSIDADNNVSFSQPVWWSGTETVVFTATDSTGLSSTSNTVILTVIGEEGGDDDEVKDYCFIATATFGTPLASEVRVLSRFRDSYLLTNPVGEGFVATYYKVSPRAALFIKEHPVLKKAVRSVLNPLIWLSQKAVE; encoded by the coding sequence ATGAATAAAAAAAATAAGAAAAATAAAATTATCATCGTTATTTTGTTTTTTCTTGCGGGGATAATAGGATTTGGGAACCAAGCGCAGGCGGCCAGCAACCTCGTTCAAATTACCGCTACTCCATCTGACGTAACAGCAGACAACTCCACAAGTTATACTATTGCTTTTAATACATCAGGCACAATTCCCAATAATGGAAAGATAACCATTCAATTCCCTGCAGGTTTTGATGTATCCGGCGCTTCTTTTATTTCTTGGACGGGTTTTGACGCAGGACAAAGTTTGACCGTAGCTACCCAGACAATAACAATCACCAGAGACGGTCTTGGGACTTCTTCCATTGGCGGAGCTAAAACCATTGTCTTGGGAGATATTATTAACACTTCTACCGCCGCAGACAATTACCAGGTTATAGTAACCACTAAAAATGCCGCTAACACAGCTTTAAACGGGCCCACAGATACAGTCTATTTCCAAATCTTCGATTCCCATTCTGAAACCAATATTGATGGAATATATTATTTGAGAGACGATATCAAAACGCATTATCAAGGTGGGGGGAGTATACTTTCTGGAAATGATGTTGGCACTTTTTCCAGAACAGCTCCAACTTCTAACGAAAATAGAAATTGCAACAATTGGATCCAATTCTATTTTGATGAAAACGGAACTTATACTCAGGCAAACCAGATATCAAATATTTATTACCATATTTGGTGGATAACTTCCGATAGCCAAGGGATACTGGGTTATGATAAAACAGGCGTTTATAGCCCTACTACTGATGAATGCTTTACCATAAACACTGCTGACTCTCCCAATAAAGTGGTAAATCATGATCTTTATGCTGGGAAACAAACCTTCGCTGAACCTCAATCTATTTTCGGAAACGCCATCTATAATTTTGGAATAAAATTTTCGGTTAGCTCCCCAGTAATAATTTCTTTTCCTGATAGATCCTCATTTATAATCATCAATTTACCTGATAATATTGATACTTTGGGAATAAGCCAAGATGGCAATACTGATTATGACGAGGACGGATTAACTGACTATGCTGAACTATTCACCTATTACACCAACCCCTATGACGCAGACACTGACGATGATGGTTGGAACGATAAGTATGAGGTTGACAGCAATCTAAACCCGATTGACCCTGAAAGCGCGCCAACTTTTGGCAAATGGCTTATTAAGCAATATGATGGCGTAGCAGCAGGTGATAGTTTCGGCTGGTCCGTCTCTTCTATTTCAGACATAGACGGAGATGGTAAAGACGATGTTTTAGTCGGAGCTTGTAGCACTGCCCCCGGCGGTCTTGTTAATGCCGGCTCTGCCTACATCTACTCTTCCAACACAGGTAGCCTTATTAAGCAATATGATGGCGTAGCAGCAGGTGATAGTTTCGGCTGGTCCGTCTCTTCTATTTCAGACATAGACGGAGATGGCAAAGACGATGTTTTAGTCGGAGCTTATGGGGCTGACCCAGGCGGTCTTTCTAGTGCCGGCTCTGCCTACATCTATTCTTCCAACACGGGCAGCCTTATTAAGCAATATGATGGCGTAGCAGCAGGTGATTATTTCGGCTATTCCGTCTCTTCTATTTCAGACATAGATGGAGATGGCAAGGACGATGTTTTAGTCGGAGCTTATAGCACTGACCCCGGTGGTCTTTACAACGCCGGATCTGCCTACATCTACTCTTCCGACACGGGCAGCCTTATCAAACAATACGATGGCGGAGTTATCAATGATAATTTTGGCTACTCAGTCTCTTCCATCTCAGACATAGACGGAGATGGCAAAGACGATGTCTTGGTGGGGGCTCGTTATGCCGGCTCTGCCTACATCTACTCTTCCAACACTGGTGAGCTTATCAAACAATACGATGGTATAGCGTCCAATGATAGTTTCGGCCGCTCCGTCTCTTCCATCTCAGACATAGACGGAGATGGCAAGGACGATGTTTTAGTCGGAGCTTATGTCACTGACCCTGGCGGCCTTTTTGGTGCAGGATCTGCTTACATCTACTCTTCCAACACTGGTGAGCTTATCAAACAATACGACGGTATAGCGCCCAATGATAGTTTCGGCTACTCAGTCTCTTCCATCTCAGACATAGACGGAGATGGCAAAGACGATGTCTTGGTGGGGGCTCGTTATGCTCTTTCCGATGCCGGCTCTGCCTACATCTATTCTTCCAATAATGACTATATATCTCCTCAATCCTGGTCTAAAGCCAGTTCCAATAATAATTCTTTTGACCTTGATGACTATTTTATTGACCCCAACAACTCAACCATCCCCGCCAGAAACCAGACAGTAACATATACAGCTTCAACTTTAGACAATCCATATATAAACGTATCAATTGATGCTGACAATAATGTCTCTTTCTCCCAACCGGTTTGGTGGTCAGGAACAGAAACAGTAGTTTTTACAGCTACCGACTCCACAGGTCTATCTTCAACATCCAATACTGTAATCCTGACCGTAATCGGAGAAGAAGGAGGAGATGACGATGAAGTAAAAGATTATTGTTTCATAGCAACAGCAACTTTTGGAACTCCGCTGGCTTCTGAGGTTAGAGTTTTGAGCAGGTTCAGAGACAGCTACCTGCTTACTAATCCTGTTGGTGAAGGTTTCGTAGCCACTTACTATAAAGTGTCTCCGCGTGCGGCTCTATTTATAAAAGAGCATCCAGTATTAAAGAAAGCAGTAAGAAGCGTATTAAATCCTTTAATCTGGCTATCCCAAAAAGCAGTTGAGTAG
- a CDS encoding PHP domain-containing protein yields MNKLKINNSKIVSKDKIPQLLSEGWHETDLHVHTYYSHDVLPSKFLDPLTLYEKARQKGMKFITFTDHDTMDAYDHIGWDKEGLVPGVEIKIKDMKNVGHSIHVNIYELNKVQFKELMEIAKVKKDIFAFVSYLKEKDLPFVYNHPYWYDHGEKPNFRVVHKLLQLFPVTEYNMHRVWQKNALAMKLAEKYSKGIIATTDTHVGDIGMASTFAKGETFREYFQNIAEGRVYLNPKDLTTKMLRDEISTWVELIFSLDVVRLEKVVHTQIRALNYFINWFLQGAFEDYPLVRKAAERFFSSLAKSGAPAFCYLELQNVLVYKMNRQLRTVEKI; encoded by the coding sequence ATGAATAAGCTAAAGATTAATAATTCAAAAATTGTATCTAAGGACAAGATACCCCAACTCCTAAGCGAAGGGTGGCATGAGACGGATTTACATGTTCACACGTATTATTCTCACGATGTTTTGCCTTCAAAATTCTTGGATCCCCTTACGCTTTATGAAAAAGCTCGCCAAAAAGGCATGAAATTTATTACTTTTACCGACCACGATACTATGGATGCCTATGACCATATTGGTTGGGATAAAGAGGGGTTGGTGCCGGGCGTGGAAATAAAAATAAAGGATATGAAGAATGTCGGGCATTCCATACATGTAAACATATATGAATTAAATAAAGTCCAATTTAAAGAACTGATGGAAATAGCAAAAGTCAAAAAGGATATTTTTGCTTTCGTATCGTATTTAAAGGAAAAAGATTTGCCTTTTGTTTACAACCATCCTTATTGGTATGACCACGGAGAAAAACCCAATTTTAGGGTTGTCCATAAACTGCTCCAGTTGTTCCCCGTTACCGAATATAATATGCACAGAGTTTGGCAGAAAAATGCACTTGCAATGAAACTTGCGGAAAAATATTCTAAAGGAATTATTGCCACGACTGATACACACGTTGGTGATATCGGTATGGCTTCCACTTTTGCTAAAGGTGAGACTTTTAGGGAATATTTCCAGAATATTGCCGAGGGCAGAGTTTATTTAAACCCGAAAGATTTGACAACTAAAATGCTAAGGGATGAAATCTCTACTTGGGTTGAGCTTATTTTTAGTTTGGATGTAGTTAGATTGGAAAAAGTGGTTCATACGCAAATTCGCGCACTGAATTATTTTATAAATTGGTTTCTGCAGGGAGCATTTGAGGATTATCCGCTTGTCAGAAAAGCTGCGGAACGGTTTTTTTCATCGCTTGCAAAATCGGGCGCTCCTGCATTCTGTTATTTGGAACTTCAAAATGTCCTTGTTTACAAGATGAATAGGCAACTTAGAACTGTAGAAAAAATTTAA
- a CDS encoding thiamine phosphate synthase — translation MSIPIIAIGGINGKNIKEVLQVGADSVAVISAVL, via the coding sequence ATATCCATACCAATAATTGCTATCGGTGGGATAAATGGAAAAAATATAAAGGAAGTACTGCAAGTAGGCGCAGATAGTGTTGCTGTAATTTCGGCTGTTCTTTAA